Proteins from a genomic interval of Asterias rubens chromosome 16, eAstRub1.3, whole genome shotgun sequence:
- the LOC117301101 gene encoding transmembrane protease serine 5-like: MEQPGRLEVQVEKILPHPFYDEASLDNDIALIKLSSRVPFSGTIHPVCLNAERNETSIFKRCYAAGWGLTSPQGEKINTAPLKGQVYKTNIKKVQMLTSCYGSLKILFNSLEIIYPHIVSTNQLCAGVDEGGKDTCQSFPMQGDSGGPLVCLGSDDRWRLVGVTSSGSPTCGEPVSPGVYTRISQYLDFIMHTTR; this comes from the exons ATGGAACAGCCCGGTCGCCTTGAGGTTCAAGTAGAGAAAATATTGCCCCATCCGTTTTATGACGAAGCCAGTCTTGACAATGACATAGCACTAATCAAGTTGAGCTCTCGAGTTCCATTTAGCGGTACCATCCATCCAGTCTGTCTGAATGCAGAGAGGAATGAGACATCCATCTTCAAAAGGTGCTATGCAGCCGGCTGGGGTCTAACAAGTCCACAAGGTGAGAAGATTAATACGGCGCCCCTTAAAGGACaggtttacaaaacaaacattaaaaaggtACAAATGTTGACATCATGTTATGGTTCCCTTAAAATACTATTTAATTCCCTCGAAATCATTTA CCCACACATCGTGTCGACAAATCAACTTTGTGCAGGTGTCGACGAAGGTGGAAAAGATACATGCCAG TCATTTCCAATGCAGGGAGACAGTGGTGGTCCATTGGTTTGCCTTGGTTCAGATGATCGATGGAGACTGGTAGGTGTGACCAGCAGTGGAAGCCCTACATGTGGGGAACCAGTCTCACCCGGTGTATACACAAGGATATCCCAATACCTGGACTTCATTATGCACACCACACGGTAA